In Polyodon spathula isolate WHYD16114869_AA chromosome 23, ASM1765450v1, whole genome shotgun sequence, the DNA window TTGTATAGTGGAAGAAATGTGATAAACGCTGAGAGAACACAgtaattgttacaaaatacagaaacttATCAGTTGCTTATcaaaaacaaactatttgaaTTGTGACTCATGAAGACTACTTAAcatgaaaccaaaacacatgaAAAGAATTTACTGCTTACCACTTTAGTAATAGTATAGTATGAATGACTAGTTTAAACCCAAATGACTCACTCTCAATCACAAGGTAGTGTTTTCCCTATCAGTAAATGTAATTTAACCAGGTGTGGTGGGCTACGTATAGGAATTTAGAAAGGCAGTGTTTAATCATCCCATCTGTAGCTGTAATAATAACATGATGCTTCTGTTTGTATATCTTACTGGTAAACATTACTCAAGTTCTTATAAGCTGGAAATACGGTAGTGATGCTGGCATGATTAACAAAACCACACACGCTGGACACTTACCCTGTAAGCGCTGTACAGGACTGAACGAGACAATCCCGCTTTCCAATTTTAGAAGCACAGTCACTAAAGGATGTTTTAATGTCAGGTACAGACAAGCAGTTCTAGGAgttcaaaagaaaatgacatgACGCTGTGTGTGTACAGAGTGTAGATCAAAATAACACAAAGACATGTCACAATTACACACATTGGCAGCTCAACAGTCACATCATTGAGGATTCAGATATCCTTGGATCCTACACTTTTGAGCTACTTCCTCTGGACCCACTTAAAATGTCACGTACCTAAGAGCTAAATGTGCTAAGCTTATTGCAGACATCTTTCAAAATGTGAGCGAATTGACACCTGTCAACTATGACAGCGCATTAATCCAGCGAAGAAGATCATTTCTCTATCTCGTGGTCACAAGATAATTTATCCATCTCAGGAAAACTGAAGTTTTCTCGAGATCCTAAGAAATTATCCACCACAGTCAACAACTGTGGgttcaattttagtatctcctaTTTGTCTTCTATGGTGCGTGACATCGCCTCCCCCACTCAGTACATTTGCATGCAAAGGCAAGTTGACATTGGTTCAACTATCGCCCACTCAGCTTTACAACTGACCTGGAATTAAGAAATGAATTAAAGGTTTTAAGAAGAATAGAGAAAGGTTTTCAGATTTAACACTGATAAACTTAGGGTTGGGCTTTGTAGATTTTAAGATCTAAAGAAGACCTTTAAGATCTTTAGAAAAAACTTTAAACATATGTCagcccaaaaacaaaacaacatttccaAAATATGCTGGGACCTGTACTAAGAAAATCCCaatgaatgtaaaaataatggATTCTGCACCAGTCCTGGTTTATATAACTTCCTTTTTGAGTTGTAACTAGAGGTATTACAGAAGTTATTATagaagtataatatatatatatatatatatatatatatatatatatactatattttatatatatatatatatataagagttaAGCAGCCCGcggcccaatgtttcgatatgttgtacatatctttctcaagggagctgTATATATCTCCTGTAATACTCATGTAGGTCTTCAGCTAGTTGCTAAATTGATGCACAAAAAAGACCCAGGTAACCATGGAGCTATCATGGCTCCTGACTGCCGGCACTTGAGAATGTAAGTAACAGATGGCTGGGTTTTCTCAGAACTTGGCACAGGTATAACAAGGATAAAGCTCCCTCTAGTGCCGCTATATGATCATTACTGCTCTTTAGAATATCTgccttgtgttattattattagtatcgTTTAAACTACAATACATAACAAATATGACtaatacatgtatttgtattattgtttgaataTATTATATCAGTATACCGATGTACATACTTTGGCAATGGCCCACTGGATTAGTACTGATCCCCCttataaatgttaacaaataataataataataataataataataataataataatgttatcatACCTCCACATCTTGCTTATTAGCCAGAACTAGCAGGGGGACTCCTTCCAGTGATTCACTGCTGATCATTTTCTCTAGGAGTGGGAGAAGAACAATTGTTTATCGAGGGAAGATTAAATGAAATAGTAACAACAGCTGAATGAAAACTGTATGTGTACTACGTTAGACCTGctgtcattaggtaagcaaatgaggtATCACCCTAAGTATTCATTAACTgtgtgtggaataacttcttgtctACTCAAGATGCATGGAAAAATGAAAGTGAGACATCCAGATACACGGATATACTCCTCCAGTTATCACCAGTCTGATACTCCTGATAACTTTGGCAAAATACTCAATATCATCGCAATTTAATAAGCTGATTTCCAGATGTATGCAAAAATGTGTTACACCAGATGGACAGACAACCCCGATATGTCCCTTGAATAAAAGAAATGAATGCTTAATAATGTCAGGCAAACATTGGGCAGGTGGCTTTCCAGATATACCACACTTCTGATGCGCTCCATTCTTTGTCAAGAGGAATGCAGCTGACACTGAAAAACACATCAAAAGCAGTGACACTCCATTTCTTGTAAAGTAAACAAATGTCTTTCAGactatactgtgtgtgtaaagtgccaggaaacaaacaaaaaaaaaaaaaaacactgaagagtGTTCACAGAAGCAATTCCTGTTATTTCAGATCATCTAACTGAAGAGTACACAAGGTGTTTgccaatgttttttaaaacagccaaGACCACTCATCAAACTAAGTAATGGGAACTCGAAAGAGACAAGATTTACTGAATTAGTTTTGTTAGCTGCACGTACTTCCCCGAAAGCAAGCAGACTCTGTAAAGGGATTAAGGACCAGATTTGGATAAAAAACAGTAGCCATACTGGTTTTGTAATCTCAGCTAATCCCCTTTGTACTAGGTGTCACTGCCAAATGAAATGCCACACTAGGTCTGCACATTCTAATACACGGTAGGTACACACCAAAAGCTTCCTTCGATTCAGACAGTCTTTCTTCATCTGTAGAATCGATTACATAGATCACTCCATGAGATTCTGCAtagtactgaaataaaaaaagagagttcttgcaaaaaaaaaaaaagaaaattctataAAATTTAAGTATTAAGGTTACCCCTTTATGAAGCCCATGTTTGGCCTTAATATCGaggtttcactgtttttttttttttttttttttttttttttttcacatttcaatagCAAGATGCCGATGTTAAAGATgggtttctatgtttttttttttttcaagatgcGATTGTTAAAGATGGGTTTTATGCACAAttataatacattgttttgtattattaaagggTTTATTCATCAAAGGTGTATACAGATTAAAATGAAATTCTATCAATGCTAAGTGTCTAATTTCTAGatttgtcaatgttttaaaaacttttaactGAAAATGAGTACTTTGTCAGAAAATAAGTGCATATATGTCAGTACATTAGAAAAGGAATACTACTGTATACCACacacttaatatttttaaaataagatttcACTTACTGCCTTGTAACAAACTACACTAACACTACACATTTCATAAAGAGAAGGAAAACCTGAAACAAAGAGgagttatttttatataggtaGCACTTGATAGGCTATAAAAATtctattggattttttttctgcttgattgCTGTTATATGTTGCAAAACAATTGCAGGAGTTGCAAAATGAACAAGGAAACTATATATTATGATGCATGAGtaatttatttcataacaatgtGCGTGTATACTATGAACACCTCTTCCAGTGACTAAAGTTTACAGAAATGATTTAGTCATTAGTGACTAAgacagataaataataaataaatccatgGAAAACCCCAGTTGTATAATGGGGATTGATATACCTTGTGGCACATTGTGGAGGAGCGGATTTTCCTGTTGTATTGCTACACCTCACAGATATCACGGATCATGTAAGTCAGTCATGTTATATGTTGCCCCTATAGAAAATGATCATGTCGTCACCACCATAGAACCGGGAAGTAAAGAAGGAGCTGTAAATTCTTTCCACCCTTGTCAATTTTTGAGCCAAACAGTATGCCATTGTAGAAGTATGAGGTTGTTAATAAAATCTACATGACTGGTTATAAATAAGAACGAAATCCATGTTATCTTACTTTGTCCCACAGTGACTGCAGCTCCTGTTGTCCTCCCAGATCCCAGAACATAAGGCGTGCCTTCCCCACATCTATCGTGCCAACTAAGTAGAAGGAAGATACATGGTGGATAGGTCAAATAagttacagataataataataataataataataataataataataataatataataataataataataatgtaaaagagGGCAGTTTGGCTTTGCTTTACATCAAAGATTTTAAACTTACTGTTCAGGCCAACTGTGGTTGTTATCTTGGACAAGCTCATTCCTTTGTAGTGCTTGCTAAACTTGGTTTTAGTTTGTTCCAGGAAGGTCTTTATTGTCATTTGAAGCAGATCAGAGGAGAAGTGTTATTAGATTGAAGGCTAATAGAAGCACAGTACATTGCAGAAGACAAAACATACAGAGGGCACTTAAAACTCCACATTGTTTCTTGACCACTGATTAAAGGCACTAGCCAGGGATGATATTTCAACAAACAcacttagaaatgtatttatttattttcccccaaaacAATATGTTTGCATTCGTTGTAATGTGTGTTTAGTTTACTGGGCTGACTACTTACAGTTTTTCCTGCATTGTCCAGTCCAAGGATGAGGATGCAGAACTCATCCTTCTGAAACATGTACTTGTAGAGACCAGACAGTAGGGTGTACATCCTTTAAAACTGAAACACGTTTAACACAATGTCGATTACCAGTCCAAAACCCCTATACATGTCTCCCAGAGCTTGTTAAATTCATGATTACAATGACCACACATTTTGGAAGGTTTTGTTTGGCTAA includes these proteins:
- the LOC121298254 gene encoding ADP-ribosylation factor-related protein 1 isoform X1 codes for the protein MYTLLSGLYKYMFQKDEFCILILGLDNAGKTTFLEQTKTKFSKHYKGMSLSKITTTVGLNIGTIDVGKARLMFWDLGGQQELQSLWDKNSLFLFQYYAESHGVIYVIDSTDEERLSESKEAFEKMISSESLEGVPLLVLANKQDVENCLSVPDIKTSFSDCASKIGKRDCLVQSCTALTGQGVNEGIEWMVKCVVRNIHRPPRQKDIT
- the LOC121298254 gene encoding ADP-ribosylation factor-related protein 1 isoform X2, giving the protein MYTLLSGLYKYMFQKDEFCILILGLDNAGKTTFLEQTKTKFSKHYKGMSLSKITTTVGLNIGTIDVGKARLMFWDLGGQQELQSLWDKYYAESHGVIYVIDSTDEERLSESKEAFEKMISSESLEGVPLLVLANKQDVENCLSVPDIKTSFSDCASKIGKRDCLVQSCTALTGQGVNEGIEWMVKCVVRNIHRPPRQKDIT